The Longimicrobium sp. region GCATCGGTGGGGTGGGGGGTTTGGGAGGGCTCCTCGCGGGCTGGTGCGGCAAGGAGTGAACCAGCGGGTGCGTGAGTGCGTTAGTGCGTGAGTGCGTTACAAACAGAAAGTGCTAAGTGCCAAGTCCTGAGTGCTACACCACCGCAGTTCAGGACTCTAGCACTTAGCACTTAGCACTTCCACCAACGCACTTCCGCACTAACGCACTAACGCACTTCTCTTCCTACTCCTCGTCCTCGTCGTCGTCGCCGTGCTCGTAGCCGGCGGATTCCTCGGCGAGGAGCTCCATGAGCTGCGAGCCCCAGGCGCTCTCCAGCAGGCGGCGCACCTTGGGGAAGCGGTCGGTGACCTCCGCCATCTCCGGCGTGACGAACATCTCGATCACGTCGCCGCGCTTGTAGGTCCCCGGCTCCGCATCGTCCAGGAAGGCCTTCAGCTCCTCGATCAGGTCGCGGAGGTCGCTCAGCAGCTCGCCGGGAAAGTGCCCCTCGTCCAGCGCGACCGCCGACTCCGTCCAGTCGTGCACCTGCGATACCAGCGCGTCGAAGCGCGCATCCGCCCTCGGATCAGCCATTATGCGGTTCTCCTCACCCTTGATCTCTCGACCGGTACGCTGCCGCCCCCACGAGCGACACACCCTATCGACCGCGCGCACGCGGGTCAAGTGCGGCGCCCCGGCGCAGTGTCCGTTTTTGGGACGGGATTTTCCCAACGGCGGGCACGGAACCGGCTCAGGGTGACGAGGGCGAGCGTGTAAGTGCAGCAGAGTCAACGGGTTGCGAAGCGGGCGCACGGGGCACGGTCCTCGCCCTAAGGGTGTTCGCCGCGAACGAAGCACTTCATCAACTACGAGACAAATCCGCGCCATGCCCTCCTTCGACCTCGCCACCGTACTCGTGCTCTGGATTACAGGAGCCGTGCTGATCTTTCCGCTCGCGGGGCTGGCGGCGCGCTTCGGGCTGGTGCCGGTGCTCCACGCCGTGGCGCGGGTGCGCCGCCCCGGCACGGACGACGACGAGCTGGACGACCGGCTCGCCGGGATGGAAGTGGAGCTGCGCGCCCTGACGGCCGCGGTGGAGCGCCTGAGCGCCACCCGCTGACCCTTACGACCTCATTCGGCTGCGCAATCGCGCCCGCCGATCCATCACTTGCAGGAGTTGCGACCGTGGACGTTCCCCGCCCCAAGAAGAGCAAGCGCGCACGCTGGGTGATCGGCGGCGCCGGGATCGCGGTGCTTGCGGGGGCCACCGTGGCGCTCGCCCGCCTGGACCCGGCCGCTCCCGGCGTGGAGCGCGCCACCGTGTGGACCGACACGGTGCGCCGCGGCGACATGCTGCGCCAGGTGCGCGGCCCAGGCACCCTGGTGGCCGAGGACATCCGCTGGGTTCCCGCCGTCGTTCCCGGCCGCGTGGAGCGCAAGCTGGTGCTCCCCGGCACCGCGGTGAAGGCCGGCACCGTGCTGGCCGAGCTCTCCAACCCCGACGTGGAGCGGCAGGCGCTGGAGGCCCGGCGCCAGCTCGCGGCGGCGGAGAGCGACCTCGCGACGCTGCGCAGCAACCTGGAGTCGCAGCGGCTGACGCAGGAGGCCACTGTGGCCACCGTGCGCAACCAGCTTCGCGAGAACGAGCGCCTGGCGCGCGCCGCCGAGGGGCTCGCCGCGCAGAAGATGGTGTCGCAGCAGGAGCTCGACCGCGCCCGCGACAACGCCGAGGAGCTTCGCGTGCGGCTGGGGGTGGAGCAGCGCCGCCTGGCCTTCATCAGCCAGTCGATGAGCTCGCAGATCGCCGCGCAGCAGTCGCAGCTCGGGATCCTGCGCACCCTCATCCAGTTCCAGCAGCGGCAGATCGACGCCATGCAGGTGCGCGCGGGCAGCGACGGCGTGCTGCAGGAGCTCTCCGTCGAGCCGGGGCAGTGGGTGAACAGCGGCACCACCCTCGCCCGCGTGGTGCAGCCCGGCCGGCTGAAGGCGGTGCTCCGCATCCCCGAGACGCAGGCCAAGGACCTGGTGGTGGGCCTCCCCGCCTCGGTGGACACGCGCAACGGCATCGTGCGCGGCCGCGTGGTGCGCATTGACCCCTCGGTGCAGAACGGGAGCGTCGCGATCGACGTGACGCTGGAGGGCCCCCTCCCCCGCGGCGCCCGCCCCGACCTGTCGGTGGACGGCACGGTGGACATCGAGCGCCTGACGAACGTGATGTACGTGGGCCGCCCCGCCTACGGCCAGGCGGAGAGCACCGTCAGCATGTTCCGCCTGGACCCCGCCGGCGCCGAGGCGGCGCGCGTCGCGGTGAAGCTGGGCCGCGGCTCCGCCAGCACGGTCGAAGTAATCTCCGGCCTCAAGCCGGGCGACGTGGTGATCCTGTCCGACATGAGCGCGTACGACGGCTCGGAACGGGTCAAGCTGAAGTAAGGGGACAGGTGCGTTGATGCGTGAGTGCGTGAGTGCGTCCCAACGTATTCACGCTCCCGCGCATCCAATGCACGAAGCCCTGCCCTGTAGTCCCAAACGCACTGACGCACTAACGCACTCACGCACTTCAGTCCCCATCCAACCCCCGGAGCCGTTCCATGGAAACCGCAACCAAGCCGCTCATCCAGATGGACTCTGTCGGCAAGGTGTTCCTTACCGAAGAGGTGGAGACCCACGCCCTCAACAACGTCCACCTGGAGATCCGCTCCGGCGAGTACGTGGCGATCGCCGGGCCGTCCGGCTGCGGAAAGACGACGCTCCTCTCCATCCTGGGGCTGCTCGATTCGCCCACCGACGGCACGTACACGCTCAACGGCCAGCCCGTGTCCGGGCTCACGGCCTCGCAGCGCGCGCACATCCGCAACCGCGAGATCGGCTTCATCTTCCAGGCGTTCAACCTGATCGGCGACCTGACCGTGAAGGAGAACGTGGAGCTGCCGCTGACCTACCGCGGGATGCCGGCGGCCGAGCGCAACAAGCGCGTCACCGAAGCGCTGGAGCGGGTGGGGATGGGGCACCGCGTGGGGCACTACCCGGCGCAGCTCTCCGGCGGCCAGCAGCAGCGCGTGGCCGTGGCGCGCGCCATCGCCGGCACCCCCTCCGTGCTCCTGGCGGACGAGCCCACCGGGAACCTGGACTCCACCAACGGCGAGCAGGTGATGGGGCTGCTGCAGGAGCTCCACCGCGAGGGCGCCACCATCGTCATGGTGACGCACGACCCGCGCTACGCCGAGCACGCCGAGCGCAGCATCCACATGTTCGACGGCCGGGTGGTGCGCGAGGAGCGCTCGTCGGCGGTGGCGGCGGAGCTGGAGCGGCACGGCTTCGAGGTGGGCTGATGGACTTCGCGCGGGAGCTTCGCCTCGCAGGGCGGTCGCTGCTGCGCAGCCGCCTCTTCGCCCTCGTCTCCATCGCCACCATCGCGCTGGGGATCGGCGCCACGACCACCGTCTTCTCGCTGGTGAACGCGCTCCTCCTGCGCCCCCTTCCCATCGCGCAGCCGGAGCGCGTGGTGGGGATGCAGGAGACGCTGCGCGGGATGCGGTCGATGTCGATGGGCTACAGCGCCGTGTCGTACCCGCGCTACGTGGGTTATCGCGAGGCCACCGCGGGGATCTTTTCCGGGCTGGCGGCGCAGCGCTACGAAGAGATGTCGCTGCGCGCCACCGGGCAGGCGCAGGTGCTCACCGGCGTGGTGGCGTCCGGCAACTACTGGGAAGTGCTCGGGGTGAGGCCCGCGCTGGGCCGCTTCTTCACCGGCCCCGAAGAAAAGGAGCAGCTCGCCGTCATCAGCCACCACCTGTGGCAGACGCGCTTCGGGGGCGACCCCGGCGTCATCGGGCGCACCGTGCACCTGGACAGCCGCCCGCTCTCCGTGGTCGGCGTGGCGCCGAAGGAGTTCGGCGGGACGCTGGTGGGCGGCGTGGCGGATGTGTGGGTCACCCTCGGCGCCGCCGGCGTCGGCACCGCGAACGAGGCGGTCAACTCCAATCCCGGCGCCTCCCTCATCCTCTTCGGACGCCTGCGCCCGGGGATGACGGAGGAGCGCGTGGGCGCCGCGCTCAAGGTGGCCGCCGCGCGCGTGCCGCTGGAGGAGCCCAACGCAAAGGTGCTGGACGTCCGCGTGGAGCCGCTGACCGGCGTGCCGGGCGAGATGCGCATGCCCGTGGCCGCGTTCATGGGGATGCTGCTGGCGACCGCCCTCTTCGTGCTGCTGATCGCCGGCACCAACGTGGCGGGGATGCTGCTGGCCCGCGCCGTGGCCCGACGCCGCGAGATGGCGATCCGCCTGGCCGTGGGCGCCACCGGCCGCAATCTGGTGAGGCAGCTCCTTGGGGAGAGCGTTCTCCTCTTCCTGCTGGGCGGCGGCGCCGGTGTGGTGCTGACGATCTGGCTCACGCGGGTGCTCTCCTCGATGCAGCCGCCCTTCCCCACGCGCATCGCCTTCGACCTGCGCCCGGACCCGCGCGTGCTGGGCTTCGCGCTGGCGCTGGCGCTGCTGACCGGCGTGGCCTTTGGGCTGATGCCGGCGCTGCAGGCTTCGCGCACCGACGTGCTCAGCGGCCTCAAGGACGGCGGCTCCCGCGAGGGCGCCCGCCGCGGACGGCTGCGCAGCGGGCTCGTGGTGGGGCAGCTCGCCCTGGCCATGCTCCTGATGCTGGTGGCCGGGCTCTTTGGCCGCACCCTGCAGCACTCGATCTCCGCCGATCCCGGCTTCGTGGCCGAGGGCGTGGCGGTGGCGCGAGTGGACCTGGAGCCGCACGGCTACGACCGCGCGCGCGGCGAGGCGTTCCAGCGCCGGCTGCTGGAGCGGGTGGCCGCGGCGCCGGGCGTGCGCTCCGCCACCCTGGCCGATTTCGCGCCGATGAGCGGCAACGTGCGCAGCGAGGAGCTGCGCCTGCCGGGCAAGAAGGAGGCGGTCACCGTCAGCATCGACGCGGTGGACCCCGGCTTCTTCGCCACGCTGCGCATTCCGCTGCGCGCCGGGCGCGTCTTCACCGGCGCGGACCGCGACGGGGCGCCGCCGGTGGTGGTCATCAACCAGACGCTGGCGCAGCGGCTGTGGCCCGGCGCCAGCGCCCTCGGCCGCACGGTGCGCCTGGGCGACGGCCCGCCTCTGGAAGTGGTCGGAGTGGTCGCGAACGGCACCTACGAGCGCTTCGGCGAGCGGCCGGTCTCCTTCCTCTACCGCCCCGTCGCGCAGAACTACAGCCCGGGCGTCGCCATCATGGCCCGCGCCGACCGCGGCGCAGGCGCGGCGCTGGAGGCCATCCGCCGCGAGCTGCAGGCGATGGACGCCAACGTCGCCCCCGAGCAGGCGATGCCGCTGACGTCTATGATCGGCGTGTCGCTCTTTCCGCAGCGCATCGCGGCCTTTTTCATCGGGGGCTTCGGGGTGCTGGGGCTGCTGCTGGCGTGCATCGGCATCTACGGCGTGCTGGCGTACCAGGTGGGCCAGCGCACGCGCGAGATCGGCGTGCGCGTGGCCCTCGGCGCCCGCGCCGGCGACGTGGTGCGCATGGTGGTGCGCCACGGATTCAAGATCACCGCGCTCGGCGCGGCGATCGGGCTGGTGATGGCCATCGCGGCCACGCGCCTCCTCTCGAGCCTCCTGTACGGCGTCAGCGCTACCGATCCCCTCACCTTCACGGCCGTCCCGGTGCTTCTGCTGGCGGTAGCGCTGCTGGCGTCGTGGCTCCCCGCCCGCCGCGCCGCGCGGGTGGATCCGATGGTGGCGTTGAGGGCGGAATAGGGACGGCAGTGCCGAGTGCCGAGTGCCTAGTGCCTAGTAACAGAAGTGCGTGAGTGCGTTAGGGCTGGAGGGCGCGTGAGCGCCGGGGCGGCGTGGGAGGGGGCGCGTGTCGTGAGTGCGCGAATCCGCGGGTGCGTGGACGCACCCATGAACTTTGGCGCCCCTCCTTTTCTTGTCATCCTGAGCGACGCGCTGCACCGACCTCTGCCCGTCTCCAGACTCTGGCGCGGAGCGAAGGATCTACTGCGCGTAACGAGGGGCTCGTGGTGACGGCGCTGTCCTCCTGCCTCGCCGGCTAGATCCTTCGTTCGCCGCGGAGTGTGCAGTGCACGGCGGAGGGAGGGGCAGGCGGCTCTCTCAGGATGACAAAAGAATGGGGAGCACCGGGCATACGGCACTAGGCACTAGGCACTTG contains the following coding sequences:
- a CDS encoding HlyD family efflux transporter periplasmic adaptor subunit, producing the protein MDVPRPKKSKRARWVIGGAGIAVLAGATVALARLDPAAPGVERATVWTDTVRRGDMLRQVRGPGTLVAEDIRWVPAVVPGRVERKLVLPGTAVKAGTVLAELSNPDVERQALEARRQLAAAESDLATLRSNLESQRLTQEATVATVRNQLRENERLARAAEGLAAQKMVSQQELDRARDNAEELRVRLGVEQRRLAFISQSMSSQIAAQQSQLGILRTLIQFQQRQIDAMQVRAGSDGVLQELSVEPGQWVNSGTTLARVVQPGRLKAVLRIPETQAKDLVVGLPASVDTRNGIVRGRVVRIDPSVQNGSVAIDVTLEGPLPRGARPDLSVDGTVDIERLTNVMYVGRPAYGQAESTVSMFRLDPAGAEAARVAVKLGRGSASTVEVISGLKPGDVVILSDMSAYDGSERVKLK
- a CDS encoding ABC transporter ATP-binding protein produces the protein METATKPLIQMDSVGKVFLTEEVETHALNNVHLEIRSGEYVAIAGPSGCGKTTLLSILGLLDSPTDGTYTLNGQPVSGLTASQRAHIRNREIGFIFQAFNLIGDLTVKENVELPLTYRGMPAAERNKRVTEALERVGMGHRVGHYPAQLSGGQQQRVAVARAIAGTPSVLLADEPTGNLDSTNGEQVMGLLQELHREGATIVMVTHDPRYAEHAERSIHMFDGRVVREERSSAVAAELERHGFEVG
- a CDS encoding ABC transporter permease translates to MDFARELRLAGRSLLRSRLFALVSIATIALGIGATTTVFSLVNALLLRPLPIAQPERVVGMQETLRGMRSMSMGYSAVSYPRYVGYREATAGIFSGLAAQRYEEMSLRATGQAQVLTGVVASGNYWEVLGVRPALGRFFTGPEEKEQLAVISHHLWQTRFGGDPGVIGRTVHLDSRPLSVVGVAPKEFGGTLVGGVADVWVTLGAAGVGTANEAVNSNPGASLILFGRLRPGMTEERVGAALKVAAARVPLEEPNAKVLDVRVEPLTGVPGEMRMPVAAFMGMLLATALFVLLIAGTNVAGMLLARAVARRREMAIRLAVGATGRNLVRQLLGESVLLFLLGGGAGVVLTIWLTRVLSSMQPPFPTRIAFDLRPDPRVLGFALALALLTGVAFGLMPALQASRTDVLSGLKDGGSREGARRGRLRSGLVVGQLALAMLLMLVAGLFGRTLQHSISADPGFVAEGVAVARVDLEPHGYDRARGEAFQRRLLERVAAAPGVRSATLADFAPMSGNVRSEELRLPGKKEAVTVSIDAVDPGFFATLRIPLRAGRVFTGADRDGAPPVVVINQTLAQRLWPGASALGRTVRLGDGPPLEVVGVVANGTYERFGERPVSFLYRPVAQNYSPGVAIMARADRGAGAALEAIRRELQAMDANVAPEQAMPLTSMIGVSLFPQRIAAFFIGGFGVLGLLLACIGIYGVLAYQVGQRTREIGVRVALGARAGDVVRMVVRHGFKITALGAAIGLVMAIAATRLLSSLLYGVSATDPLTFTAVPVLLLAVALLASWLPARRAARVDPMVALRAE